In one window of Microbacterium profundi DNA:
- a CDS encoding TadE/TadG family type IV pilus assembly protein → MHWREAAADERGSSPVEFVLVGSLLTVLTLAVLQLGFAVYVRNVVHDAAVEGAQYAALADTALEEGAQRTRQSITRAVGATYAEDIAVAESDRLGHATAVVTVRTTLPIIGLLGIPYAMEVNADAPLETLGEE, encoded by the coding sequence ATGCACTGGCGAGAGGCGGCGGCGGACGAGCGCGGGTCGAGCCCGGTCGAGTTCGTTCTCGTCGGCTCGCTGCTCACCGTCCTCACCCTTGCCGTGCTGCAGCTGGGGTTCGCGGTGTACGTGCGCAATGTCGTGCACGATGCCGCCGTCGAAGGCGCGCAGTACGCGGCTCTCGCCGACACCGCGCTCGAGGAGGGGGCGCAGCGCACGCGGCAGTCGATCACCCGCGCTGTCGGTGCGACCTATGCGGAGGACATCGCCGTCGCCGAGAGCGACCGGCTCGGGCATGCGACGGCCGTCGTGACAGTGCGCACCACCCTGCCCATCATCGGCCTGCTCGGCATTCCGTACGCGATGGAGGTGAACGCGGATGCGCCGTTGGAGACACTTGGCGAAGAGTG